One stretch of Halapricum desulfuricans DNA includes these proteins:
- a CDS encoding DMT family transporter, with translation MLSLLWGGSFVAIDIGLRDLPPVLFAAMRYDVAGLLVLGYAASRTERWRPRSRREWTLVAFLGLFMFGAYNALIYIGIDHVSGAVASIVISFGPVLTAGFATTLGIEEPPSRIGALGFLAAIVGVVLVADPDPNALLDSSTVGVGIVLLGSVSFAFGTVASRPIDVDLPLSTVQAWAMLVGAAFLHLASPLRGEALSLTAVTPSTVAALVYLGVVSGAFAYALYFRLLDQLGPTEINLVGYAEPVVANGLSWLVLGQAIALSTLGGFVAIFTGFFLIKRRALLETVRPADRQ, from the coding sequence TTGCTTTCGCTACTCTGGGGAGGCTCGTTCGTCGCGATCGACATCGGGCTCCGGGACCTCCCGCCGGTGTTGTTCGCGGCGATGCGTTACGACGTCGCGGGCCTGCTCGTTCTCGGGTATGCGGCAAGCAGGACCGAGCGCTGGCGACCTCGATCGCGCCGGGAATGGACGCTGGTCGCGTTTCTCGGGCTGTTCATGTTCGGCGCGTACAACGCGTTGATCTACATCGGTATCGACCACGTCTCCGGGGCCGTCGCGTCGATCGTCATCAGCTTCGGCCCCGTCCTGACGGCCGGGTTCGCGACGACGCTCGGGATCGAAGAGCCGCCCAGCCGAATCGGAGCGCTGGGCTTTCTCGCGGCGATCGTCGGGGTCGTCCTCGTCGCCGACCCCGATCCCAACGCCTTGCTGGATTCGAGCACGGTCGGGGTCGGGATCGTCCTGCTCGGGTCGGTGAGTTTCGCCTTCGGGACCGTCGCGTCCCGGCCGATCGACGTCGATCTCCCGCTGTCGACTGTTCAGGCCTGGGCGATGCTCGTCGGGGCCGCCTTCCTGCACCTCGCAAGCCCGCTTCGCGGCGAGGCGCTTTCGCTCACTGCGGTGACGCCCTCGACTGTCGCCGCGCTCGTCTACCTGGGCGTCGTCTCGGGCGCGTTCGCCTACGCGCTGTACTTCCGTCTGCTGGATCAGCTCGGCCCGACCGAGATCAACCTCGTCGGCTACGCCGAGCCAGTCGTCGCGAACGGCCTCTCCTGGCTCGTACTGGGGCAGGCGATCGCGCTCTCGACGCTCGGCGGGTTCGTCGCGATCTTCACCGGCTTTTTCCTCATCAAGCGCCGGGCGCTCCTTGAGACCGTTCGCCCGGCCGACCGGCAGTGA